A single region of the Gossypium arboreum isolate Shixiya-1 chromosome 12, ASM2569848v2, whole genome shotgun sequence genome encodes:
- the LOC128285368 gene encoding uncharacterized protein LOC128285368, translated as MAASYHARSNSLPTRQHPIVSQIDENLNRLRASQSASTSSSIGHNLSGIQDLHECVDVLLQFPLTQQALDQEKQRKWLKSFWMDLSCSWIRRGAAGLANDFRKYLTSRKAMKRKSQGVKELEAYLNKLKTLARMARRIKIEPLVTGFKLMHRKKVMCEEEQKANEILSVKSAVHSRTKSKHEACRERAKGASRLELSIQDLVEGLETLSSV; from the exons ATGGCGGCCTCTTACCATGCTCGATCAAACAGCTTGCCCACAAGGCAACACCCCATCGTTTCACAAATCGACGAGAACTTGAACCGATTGAGGGCATCTCAATCAGCCTCCACATCATCATCCATAGGCCACAATCTAAGTGGTATTCAGGATTTGCATGAATGTGTTGATGTATTGCTTCAATTTCCCCTCACCCAACAAGCTCTCGACCAAGAGAAGCAAAGGAAATGGTTGAAGAGCTTTTGGATGGATCTCTCATGCTCTTGGAT AAGACGTGGAGCCGCAGGGCTTGCTAATGATTTTAGGAAATACTTGACATCTAGGAAAGCCATGAAAAGGAAATCGCAAGGCGTTAAAGAACTTGAAGCATATCTGAATAAACTCAAGACTCTGGCGAGAAT GGCGAGGCGAATCAAAATCGAGCCGTTGGTCACCGGTTTCAAGCTAATGCACCGTAAGAAAGTAATGTGCGAGGAAGAACAGAAAGCAAATGAAATTTTGAGTGTGAAGTCTGCGGTGCATTCTCGCACCAAATCAAAACATGAAGCATGTCGAGAACGTGCAAAAGGAGCTTCAAGGCTCGAGTTGAGCATCCAAGATCTTGTAGAAGGCCTTGAAACCCTCTCCAGCGTATGA